DNA from Pseudocitrobacter corydidari:
GAATGAAATCAAAGGCATCAACGTCTTCGTTATCCGCCAGCGGGGTGCCCTTCACCTTCACCAGCATGTTGATGGGCACACTTTCCGGCGGTGTCGGCAGGTTCGCCAGTTGCAGCAGCAGGCCCGCACGATCGGTGACCGTTTCGCCAAGGCCAACAATCCCGCCGGAACAGACTTTGATGCCGGCATCACGCACTTTATCCAGCGTATCGAGGCGTTCCTGATAACTGCGGGTAGTGATGATATTGCCGTAGAACTCCGGCGAGGTGTCCAGGTTGTGGTTGTAGTAATCGAGCCCCGCCGAGGCCAGGCGCTGTGCCTGCGTGTCGGACAGCGTACCGAGCGTCATACAGGCCTCCAGGCCCATCTCTTTCACGCCCTGCACCATTTGTTCAAGGTAAGGCATATCGCGCTCGTGCGGGTTTTTCCACGCCGCGCCCATGCAGAAACGGGTAGAACCGGCGAGCTTCGCCTTGCGGGCAGAATCCAGCACCTGCTCCACTTCCATCAGGCGCTCGCTCTCCAGCCCGGTTTTATAACGCGAGCTTTGCGGGCAATATTTGCAATCTTCCGGGCATGCGCCGGTTTTAATCGACAACAGGGTGCTGACCTGCACCTGGCGCGGGTCAAAATGCTGACGATGGATCTGCTGCGCTTCAAACAGCAAATCAAGCAATGGTTTTTCAAAAAGTTCGGTGACCTGCGACATTGTCCAGCGTAAAGGGTTAGCCATTGGCTTCTCCGGGGGTTTTGTTAATTTTCGGATCGGTTTATACTCGTAAACCTAAAACTTTTCAAAATGGTTTACAAGTCGATTATGACAACGGACGATCTCGCCTTCGATCAACAGCA
Protein-coding regions in this window:
- the bioB gene encoding biotin synthase BioB, which translates into the protein MANPLRWTMSQVTELFEKPLLDLLFEAQQIHRQHFDPRQVQVSTLLSIKTGACPEDCKYCPQSSRYKTGLESERLMEVEQVLDSARKAKLAGSTRFCMGAAWKNPHERDMPYLEQMVQGVKEMGLEACMTLGTLSDTQAQRLASAGLDYYNHNLDTSPEFYGNIITTRSYQERLDTLDKVRDAGIKVCSGGIVGLGETVTDRAGLLLQLANLPTPPESVPINMLVKVKGTPLADNEDVDAFDFIRTIAVARIMMPTSHVRLSAGREQMNEQTQAMCFMAGANSIFYGCKLLTTPNPEEDKDLQLFRKLGLNPEQTTVTAGDNEQQQRLEQALMTPDTETYYNAAAV